The sequence GAATAactatttggttttaaaatcaCCACTGCATCAATGTATTCGTCATAATAAAATCTTCATAACGCGATAGACGTGCTCGCAATGCGACACATCGCGTTCTCGTTAGAGAGTACTATATTCTTTGCATCGCGtagtcaaagagaattataatatatatggaaacgcGTAGTCATATTGCTTCTGTAAAGTTAGTAATCCTAGCTCTTATATTCTGATTGTCAAATAACAAATGTCACTTGTCAAATGTCAACGTGAACGCACAGTTGAAACGTGTCTTGTCGATGTTGTGAGATTGCTGATTTTTCACTATAGTCATAAAATGTGTAGtttaaactaatatatttatacatttttgtcaaTAAATCTAATGTATATTGTCTCTGTGCTACTATAAAAATCTTCGAAATGGTTCTACTGAGTAACGACGAAGTATGTGAACGAAATAAAGACCTTTTCAATTCATTATTATTCGTAAATacttattgaaatgtttttcagTTTCTAGCTGAACTCACCAAGTTATTCCAAAAAGCACGGCCCGCCGGTTCTGTAACTATGACAATGAAACgatgtaagttatttttaaaatattgactgCATTGTTAATTGAACTATGTGAATCTAATGCACATCGTTGTTTCCAGATGACGGAAGAAATAAACCGAATCCACGGGACGGGACTCCAGCAGTAAAAGATCCTGAATACAAATGTTTGATCAGAGCACAATCTAGAAGTAAGAAGATATCTACAGTCATAGAGCAAAGAGATGTTGAGCAATTCAGTACTGCCTACTCTAACCTACTAAAGACTAGCATCAACGGACTGAAACGATTGAAGAAGCAGAAGAAAAAGGCGATGGCAACCCAATAGTGCTAGGCAGTTGCGGATATGTGTCAAGAGACTGATTGAAATGTACATAAAGTGTTTGTGAACATAATGTGACTTGTTTACGATACCACTATGTTATCCTAGCTGTGAGACAAGGTCCATTGAACTGTGCTCTTCTCTCGCGAGTGAGGTTGAAGAGTTGGAGCCTTGACTGCCATTGCTAGTGGAGGCTCAGTTTACTCATTGACCATATGTCCTATGCATTTTATATTCAACAAATTTGTGTACAACAATTGtgcaaataaatacatgaatggAGCCTAGAAGTATCAATTAGTATACAgttatatataaagatttttatgttcACTTACTAAAGCTCCACGGTCCTTAACTAAAAGTAGTAAgctttgttacattattttaaaacagaattaCTTTACCACCCATTAAACCAccaataaaaaacatcaaaaaatGTTAATAGTTTATTTCCATGATAACAACTCGGAATATCACATCATAATGAGACCAATATCATTCAGCTAATACAAATTGAAGGTTTAAGATCTTAATACATTATAccgcaatataaaaatagaatttgtaaggcaattttacatacaataaaacataaaatgataatacattTTGTGTCACCCAatactcaaataattataatactggcatctatttatttatatttgcttgTAAGGGAAATTATGTGCTTTgacataaaaagaaattgtcATTAAAGATTATCACAATTAGGCGAGAAGTGTATTTTCAGTTATACTTAACATATTGCGTAGTTCACTACTGGCCTATTTTACTAGCATTTGTTTTATCCAGCATTATCGTGACAGGTGACATGGACAAGTCATTATACATTACACATCAAaatagttatacaaaaattttagcaccacatatattattttaccagtATACACTTTAACAAATAATCAGAGaatataaacacattttcacaaataatattctgatatcacctattaatttataactttagtaacataataaataataaaaaacaaatgatttctttaaataaaaacaaatgaaacaatCTAGACGGATATAATAAATGGAAGCACATAAAATTGCGATTTTATAGTTTGCTTTTCAAATAGTAAACTTAATGTTACACTGCATATGCTGTAgctgtatttgttttttatttctgaaatatgaatattattattactaattattataatctatgttttatgcaatgattataataagtatCACTGTCAATTGTCCAGTTTTCCACTCTAGCATCACCCAAATAACAGGATTTATATTCACACCAGCTTAGCCTTCATCACCAAACTAATGACCACCATAGCAATGggtttttatagcaaatacACAGAACCCTAGGGACCTAAAGCTACCTACAAAATTTTGTCATTTGGCGACTTAATAGGATCTAACACAAATAATGACTGTTCACTTTAACATTAAATCAATATCTACAATTCAAAAACAATTGCAAATTATATTGTgactataaaacatttttggagGTGAGTCTCTTGAGACAAGCGTTTCTGACTTGGTCGTTTCCGAGACGCTCGGCCTCCTGCAGAACCCGGCGCAGATCGTTGGTTCTGTCATTGCGCGCCGCCAGTATATATGCACTGCTTACGTTCCGACATACAAGGTAACATGATATCTGGGAAGAAACAATtagtttttgtgttatttaataatttcatatgtttaaaaacatatttgggCTGTGCTAAGAAATGTTCCATATGTAGATAAAATGgcaagatattttaattatgatttcatAAATTAACTGGTTATTGGAAATTGCCTCTTTTAAAGATTAAGCAGATTAACGGgtcattttaaaaaaactatctCCTTCGCCATCTTTGAATGGGGCGATTGAAAATTcaccaattataatattttttgtcgtgcttgtgatttttatatatattttgattggttaatgtTCGAGATCATCTCAAGGTGTGGTAGCTTATTATTTTTGGGCTTAAGGCAACATtggctaattaaaataaagtttctaTGACGCTTACAAACAACTTATATTTTCGGGATCAAAGGATAGCGATTGTGATTGTGGATCCACTTTAAGCTAAAGGTAACCAAAGTATACCCACCTTTATGGTAACACTGTTTATATCGTTAATGAGTATCTCTGCCTGCTCGTCGTGCAGTTGTCCGCGCGACTCGCAGCGCTTCACCACCGCGCTCACTCCTGACTCCAGCACTTGATCACTCATCAGACTGCAAATACATTCCAATTTACACttgtaacacaaaataataataagtcagTCAGTTTAATTCCAAACTAtctttatatagaaatttataCATAACCATTACCCTATTAGTAATGGTATAGGCGTAACAGACAGCCGATATTTTTGGTTCTTCAAGATAACCTAGTCCACCCTCTGTGCCTCTTGTCACTCTATAAAGTCACGCTTCTGTTACTCCTGTCACCCTCTATACTCATTAGTCAAGTATATACAACTTTGCCAGGAAGATCGGGATTAACTATAgctagaaaatttattttaaataccaagTTTGCTCACCTAGAAGCAGTTTCTTTAGACGCACGTATGCACTTGGCCAAGGTTTTTACTTCTGTAAACCTGTCGACTTGCACTAAATATTTGGCTACGTGGATATAAATGTTCATTGAGTCCAGCTTGTGCTCGGTTATGATTCTGAAACAAAAcagtaatatattacaattttctaaatCATATCAGATACTcaaaaaacaaagtataatctccttattatataaaataatgtctaaTACATGTAAATTGCACTGAATACAATGGAGACATAGAATAAAAAACCAATCATACTTAAAGGCCAGCTCAAATCCAGTCTCAATGTTCTGTCCCGTCGCCAACACGACAGCCACCAGCCTGATCTTGTCTGTGGTCGATCCGAACAGCGTCAGAGGCCTGAAGTCGCCGCTCTCTGACTCCTTCCGTGTGTTCTGCATCGGTATCACATCGTTGACAACCTTCTCCGTCAGTCGGCCGTTCGCTTCACACACTGCTAAATACTTGGCGAGCTCCATCTGACGCGTTATCGTCGTCATAAGGTTGTCTATGGTTGCCTTGTCCAGGTTGAAATGGAAAGACTTTGTGTCGCTGGTTCCTGAtcacagaataataataattaagcaTATAAAATCTCTAAGGATAACATAGCTTGGCTACTTTAATTAGAGATTCATAATGCAATAATTTCCATTTACATCCAAACCTATAAACATTAATCCTATCTtgtttaactaatattataaatgcgattatttagatgtttttagtaGTAAATGCAGTTACCGCTGAACAGATTTACAATGAAGTTTGGTACACAGATAGACATATCTTGGATTAACGTATAGGCTATTTTTcattccggtaatttgctctcctaagaaatatttacattttaatctgatttttttaagtaggtGTCGCTGGCGTCATACAGCTGGAACTATGAATTTAGGGTTTTTTTGTAGCAAGAAAGGCTTTTCAAGCAGTGAGCAACAGCCAGTTCTACACAAGTATTGGATGACGTGCACTCACTAGTAGAGAGCGGCACGCACTGCGACAGATGGTGCAGCGCGTCGGCGAGGTGGTGGTGGCGGGCGTGCAGCGCGGCGAagggcgcgtgcgcgggcgcggcgggcgcggcgggcacGGGGCGCGAGTACAGCAGCGCGCAGCTCGCGGACGCGCGCGCGTGCTGCCCCGACGCCACCTGCACCGCGTACAGCGCCTCCAGGCGCTTGTTCATCTCCAGCGTGCGGCATATGTGCATTATATAGTCCTGGCAACGTTCACGCTATTACTTACATGTGTTTGTAACTGAGTAGATCTTAAATAACAAAGGTATGAATGTCGTCTACTACACACTTtgagaattaattattttctactcATATAGCCCCCGATATTACTATATAtcaaactagcgacccgccccggctttgcacgggtataacataacaaaataacagtatttctccactatttaatggatgttattatacatataaatcttcctcttgaatcactctatctattaaaaaaaaccgcaccaaaatccgttgcgtagttttaaagatttaagcatacaaagagaCATAAGGACAgggaaagcgactttgttttatactatgtagtgatatataGTGTGGTATatgagatttataatttttctgcg comes from Manduca sexta isolate Smith_Timp_Sample1 unplaced genomic scaffold, JHU_Msex_v1.0 HiC_scaffold_3448, whole genome shotgun sequence and encodes:
- the LOC119188574 gene encoding signal recognition particle 14 kDa protein-like; its protein translation is MVLLSNDEFLAELTKLFQKARPAGSVTMTMKRYDGRNKPNPRDGTPAVKDPEYKCLIRAQSRSKKISTVIEQRDVEQFSTAYSNLLKTSINGLKRLKKQKKKAMATQ